In Equus asinus isolate D_3611 breed Donkey chromosome 13, EquAss-T2T_v2, whole genome shotgun sequence, one DNA window encodes the following:
- the TRAF4 gene encoding TNF receptor-associated factor 4 yields the protein MPGFDYKFLEKPKRRLLCPLCGKPMREPVQVSTCGHRFCDTCLQEFLSEGVFKCPEDQLPLDYAKIYPDPELEVQVLGLPIRCIHSEEGCRWSGPLRHLQGHLNTCSFNVVPCPNRCPTKLSRRDLPAHLQHDCPKRRLKCEFCGCDFSGEAFESHEGMCPQESVYCENKCGARMMRRLLAQHATSECPKRTQPCTYCAKEFVFDTIQSHQYQCPRLPVPCPNQCGVGTVAREDLPGHLKDSCSTALVLCPFKDSGCKHRCPKLAMARHVEESVKPHLAMMCALVSRQRQELQELRRELEELSVGSDGVLIWKIGSYGRRLQEAKAKPNLECFSPAFYTHKYGYKLQVSAFLNGNGSGEGTHLSLYIRVLPGAFDNLLEWPFARRVTFSLLDQSDPGLAKPQHVTETFHPDPNWKNFQKPGTWRGSLDESSLGFGYPKFISHQDIRKRNYVRDDAVFIRASVELPRKILS from the exons tGAAGGAGTCTTCAAATGCCCTGAGGACCAACTTCCTCTGGACTATGCCAAG ATCTACCCAGACCCAGAGCTGGAGGTGCAGGTACTGGGCCTGCCTATTCGCTGCATCCACAGTGAGGAGGGCTGCCGCTGGAGCGGGCCACTTCGTCACCTACAG GGCCACCTGAATACCTGTAGCTTCAATGTAGTCCCCTGCCCCAATCGCTGCCCCACCAAGCTGAGCCGCCGGGATCTGCCTGCACACTTGCAGCACGACTGCCCCAAGCGGCGCCTCAAGTGTGAGTTTTGTGGCTGTGACTTCAGTGGGGAGGCCTTTGAG AGCCACGAGGGCATGTGCCCCCAAGAGAGTGTCTACTGTGAGAACAAGTGTGGTGCCCGCATGATGCGGCGGCTGCTGGCCCAGCATGCCACCTCTGAGTGCCCCAAGCGCACCCAGCCTTGCACCTACTGCGCCAAGGAGTTCGTCTTTGACACCATCCAG AGCCACCAGTACCAGTGTCCGAGGCTGCCTGTGCCCTGCCCCAACCAGTGTGGTGTGGGCACTGTGGCTCGGGAGGACCTGCCGGGCCATCTGAAGGACAGCTGTAGCACTGCCCTGGTGCTATGTCCATTCAAAGACTCTGGCTGCAAGCACAGG TGCCCTAAGCTGGCAATGGCACGGCACGTGGAGGAGAGCGTGAAACCACATCTGGCCATGATGTGTGCCCTTGTGAGCCGGCAGCGGCAGGAGCTGCAGGAGCTGCGGCGAGAGCTGGAGGAGCTATCGGTGGGCAGTGATGGCGTGCTCATCTGGAAGATTGGCAGCTATGGGCGACGGCTGCAGGAGGCCAAAGCCAAGCCCAACCTCGAGTGCTTCAGCCCGGCCTTTTACACACATAAGTATGGCTACAAGCTGCAGGTGTCTGCATTTCTCAATGGCAACGGCAGTGGTGAGGGTACACACCTCTCCCTCTACATTCGCGTGCTGCCAGGTGCCTTTGACAATCTCCTTGAGTGGCCCTTTGCCCGCCGTGTAACCTTCTCCCTGCTGGATCAGAGCGACCCCGGGCTGGCTAAGCCACAGCATGTCACTGAGACCTTTCACCCCGACCCAAACTGGAAGAATTTCCAAAAACCAGGCACTTGGCGGGGCTCCCTGGATGAGAGTTCTCTGGGCTTTGGTTACCCCAAGTTCATCTCCCACCAGGATATCCGCAAGCGAAACTATGTGCGGGATGATGCAGTCTTCATCCGTGCCTCTGTTGAATTGCCCCGAAAGATCCTCAGCTGA
- the FAM222B gene encoding protein FAM222B isoform X2 yields MNPPVAPYATVAPSTLAHPQAQALARQQALQHAQTLAHAPPPTLQHPQGIPPSQALSQALSHPQSLQQPQGLGHPQPMAQTQGLVHPQALSHQGLQHPPNPLLHGGRKMPDSDAPPNVTVSTSTIPLSMAATLQHSQPPDLSSIVHQINQFCQTRAGISTTSVCEGQIANPSPISRSLLINASTRVSTHSVPTPMPSCVVNPMEHTHAATAALPAAGPVNLPTGISRAPTGYPSDLKPVAWNQHQLAHLQQMCSEAGGTPAPGLTGKHAAGRELAGPGFVGKAPAYPQELCLAQSFHLKPPLEKPTPSPPVNGLAAPLAYPNGHYFQPLWNNILPTPNSDSSGSQDLTMPFHGGQPTGAPLDCAAAAGAHYRAGTGGGPVASQNSLMQTVDYLSGDFQQACFREQSLAMLSKAHRAPGNRAPDPTDSRSLHIQHPGYR; encoded by the coding sequence ATGAACCCCCCCGTGGCGCCCTATGCTACTGTGGCACCCAGCACTTTagcccacccccaggcccaggctcTGGCTCGCCAGCAGGCCCTGCAGCATGCACAGACCCTGGCCCATGCCCCTCCCCCGACGCTGCAGCACCCTCAGGGTATCCCGCCGTCCCAGGCGCTGTCCCAGGCGCTGTCCCACCCTCAGAgcctacagcagcctcagggccTGGGCCACCCTCAGCCCATGGCCCAAACCCAGGGTTTGGTCCACCCTCAGGCCCTGTCTCACCAGGGTCTCCAGCACCCCCCCAATCCCTTGCTGCATGGAGGCCGGAAGATGCCAGACTCAGATGCCCCCCCGAATGTGACCGTGTCTACCTCAACTATCCCCCTTTCAATGGCGGCCACCCTGCAGCACAGCCAGCCCCCGGACCTGAGCAGCATCGTGCATCAGATCAACCAGTTTTGCCAGACGAGGGCAGGCATCAGCACTACCTCAGTGTGTGAGGGCCAGATCGCCAACCCCAGCCCCATTAGTCGCAGTCTGCTCATCAATGCAAGCACCCGGGTGTCGACCCACAGCGTCCCCACACCAATGCCTTCATGTGTGGTCAAtcccatggagcacacccatgcGGCCACAGCCGCATTGCCTGCCGCGGGCCCTGTCAACCTGCCCACGGGCATCTCTCGAGCCCCCACTGGCTACCCTAGCGACCTCAAGCCAGTCGCCTGGAACCAGCACCAGCTGGCCCACCTACAACAGATGTGCAGTGAGGCTGGTGGGACGCCGGCCCCTGGCCTGACAGGCAAGCATGCGGCAGGACGCGAGTTGGCAGGGCCTGGCTTTGTGGGCAAGGCCCCTGCCTACCCGCAGGAACTCTGCCTGGCACAGTCCTTCCATCTGAAGCCACCCCTGGAGAAGCCAACCCCATCCCCACCAGTCAACGGCCTGGCAGCCCCACTGGCCTATCCCAATGGTCACTACTTCCAACCTCTGTGGAACAACATTTTGCCCACTCCCAATAGCGACAGCTCGGGGTCTCAGGACCTCACTATGCCGTTCCATGGTGGGCAGCCCACAGGTGCACCCCTCGACTGTGCAGCGGCTGCGGGGGCCCACTACCGAGCAGGGACTGGGGGCGGTCCAGTGGCCAGCCAGAACAGCTTGATGCAAACAGTGGATTACCTAAGTGGGGATTTCCAGCAGGCCTGCTTCCGAGAACAGAGCCTGGCCATGCTGAGCAAGGCCCACCGAGCCCCTGGCAACCGAGCCCCTGATCCCACAGATAGTCGAAGTCTTCATATTCAGCACCCTGGGTATAGATAG
- the FAM222B gene encoding protein FAM222B isoform X1 has translation MLACLPGPGDLSFQLLSHTQMNTGPQKWDTTQKMRTAHYPTPAELDAYAKKVANNPLTIKIFPNSVKVPQRKHVRRTVNGLDTSAQRYSPYPTQAATKAGLLAIVKVPAKSILKDFDGTRARLLPEAIMNPPVAPYATVAPSTLAHPQAQALARQQALQHAQTLAHAPPPTLQHPQGIPPSQALSQALSHPQSLQQPQGLGHPQPMAQTQGLVHPQALSHQGLQHPPNPLLHGGRKMPDSDAPPNVTVSTSTIPLSMAATLQHSQPPDLSSIVHQINQFCQTRAGISTTSVCEGQIANPSPISRSLLINASTRVSTHSVPTPMPSCVVNPMEHTHAATAALPAAGPVNLPTGISRAPTGYPSDLKPVAWNQHQLAHLQQMCSEAGGTPAPGLTGKHAAGRELAGPGFVGKAPAYPQELCLAQSFHLKPPLEKPTPSPPVNGLAAPLAYPNGHYFQPLWNNILPTPNSDSSGSQDLTMPFHGGQPTGAPLDCAAAAGAHYRAGTGGGPVASQNSLMQTVDYLSGDFQQACFREQSLAMLSKAHRAPGNRAPDPTDSRSLHIQHPGYR, from the exons ATGCTAGcctgtctaccagggccaggtgaCCTGTCCTTCCAGCTTCTTTCTCACACGCAGATGAACACTGGACCTCAGAAAT gGGACACTACACAGAAAATGAGAACTGCTCACTATCCTACCCCAGCCGAATTGGACGCGTATGCTAAGAAGGTCGCAAACAACCCACTGACTATAAAAATCTTCCCCAACAGTGTGAAGGTTCCCCAGCGGAAACACGTTCGTCGTACTGTGAACGGCCTCGACACATCAGCCCAGCGCTACAGCCCCTACCCGACTCAGGCTGCCACCAAGGCAGGCCTGCTTGCCATTGTCAAAGTGCCAGCCAAAAGCATACTCAAGGACTTTGACGGCACCCGAGCCCGGTTGCTCCCTGAGGCCATCATGAACCCCCCCGTGGCGCCCTATGCTACTGTGGCACCCAGCACTTTagcccacccccaggcccaggctcTGGCTCGCCAGCAGGCCCTGCAGCATGCACAGACCCTGGCCCATGCCCCTCCCCCGACGCTGCAGCACCCTCAGGGTATCCCGCCGTCCCAGGCGCTGTCCCAGGCGCTGTCCCACCCTCAGAgcctacagcagcctcagggccTGGGCCACCCTCAGCCCATGGCCCAAACCCAGGGTTTGGTCCACCCTCAGGCCCTGTCTCACCAGGGTCTCCAGCACCCCCCCAATCCCTTGCTGCATGGAGGCCGGAAGATGCCAGACTCAGATGCCCCCCCGAATGTGACCGTGTCTACCTCAACTATCCCCCTTTCAATGGCGGCCACCCTGCAGCACAGCCAGCCCCCGGACCTGAGCAGCATCGTGCATCAGATCAACCAGTTTTGCCAGACGAGGGCAGGCATCAGCACTACCTCAGTGTGTGAGGGCCAGATCGCCAACCCCAGCCCCATTAGTCGCAGTCTGCTCATCAATGCAAGCACCCGGGTGTCGACCCACAGCGTCCCCACACCAATGCCTTCATGTGTGGTCAAtcccatggagcacacccatgcGGCCACAGCCGCATTGCCTGCCGCGGGCCCTGTCAACCTGCCCACGGGCATCTCTCGAGCCCCCACTGGCTACCCTAGCGACCTCAAGCCAGTCGCCTGGAACCAGCACCAGCTGGCCCACCTACAACAGATGTGCAGTGAGGCTGGTGGGACGCCGGCCCCTGGCCTGACAGGCAAGCATGCGGCAGGACGCGAGTTGGCAGGGCCTGGCTTTGTGGGCAAGGCCCCTGCCTACCCGCAGGAACTCTGCCTGGCACAGTCCTTCCATCTGAAGCCACCCCTGGAGAAGCCAACCCCATCCCCACCAGTCAACGGCCTGGCAGCCCCACTGGCCTATCCCAATGGTCACTACTTCCAACCTCTGTGGAACAACATTTTGCCCACTCCCAATAGCGACAGCTCGGGGTCTCAGGACCTCACTATGCCGTTCCATGGTGGGCAGCCCACAGGTGCACCCCTCGACTGTGCAGCGGCTGCGGGGGCCCACTACCGAGCAGGGACTGGGGGCGGTCCAGTGGCCAGCCAGAACAGCTTGATGCAAACAGTGGATTACCTAAGTGGGGATTTCCAGCAGGCCTGCTTCCGAGAACAGAGCCTGGCCATGCTGAGCAAGGCCCACCGAGCCCCTGGCAACCGAGCCCCTGATCCCACAGATAGTCGAAGTCTTCATATTCAGCACCCTGGGTATAGATAG